Proteins encoded by one window of Spirochaetota bacterium:
- a CDS encoding transglycosylase SLT domain-containing protein, translating into MKRIRSIPFALTLTAIICALTPGSENQAKTSNGDTIHLSGGATLNPRGRTVFASPHLPLINRIAAEEGVDDYLVQCIVKVESDFNAGAVSVAGAAGLMQIMLDV; encoded by the coding sequence ATGAAACGCATCCGCTCGATACCGTTCGCGCTGACGCTGACCGCCATTATATGCGCGCTTACACCCGGTTCGGAAAACCAGGCGAAGACCTCCAATGGCGACACGATCCACCTTTCGGGCGGCGCGACACTGAACCCGCGCGGGAGAACCGTATTTGCAAGTCCTCATCTTCCGCTCATCAACCGTATCGCCGCCGAGGAGGGCGTGGACGACTACCTCGTCCAGTGCATCGTCAAGGTCGAGTCGGATTTCAACGCGGGAGCGGTATCGGTCGCCGGCGCGGCGGGCCTCATGCAGATCATGCTCGACGTC